A genome region from Scyliorhinus torazame isolate Kashiwa2021f chromosome 11, sScyTor2.1, whole genome shotgun sequence includes the following:
- the LOC140385957 gene encoding LOW QUALITY PROTEIN: cysteine protease ATG4D-like (The sequence of the model RefSeq protein was modified relative to this genomic sequence to represent the inferred CDS: inserted 2 bases in 2 codons), which produces MDKEELEHRKIISWFGDHPKAPFGVHQLVEYGKRSGKKAGDWYGPXAHIIKRAVEKAEDSESLNIAIYVAQDCTAYKGFVLNLCETPLKGGTIPGCDWKSVMLLVSAQLGGENLNPVYMQCVKEILKLECCIGIIGGKPKHSLNFIGFQDDFLLCLDPHYCQPVVDVTKPDFLLELFNCISSKKLSFTKMDPRCTIRFYAQTKENFENLCKNVTMVLSSSSLKKXYPIFTFAGGCAQDYGLMNCAPTKLDKTVLISKSGQAGRLKQSSSDEFVFLC; this is translated from the exons ATGGACAAAGAGGAGCTGGAGCACCGGAAAATCATCTCCTGGTTTGGAGATCACCCCAAGGCTCCATTTGGAGTGCATCAGTTGGTGGAATATGGGAAGAGATCTGGGAAGAAGGCTGGGGACTGGTATGGGC TGGCTCACATAATCAAGAGGGCAGTAGAAAAAGCTGAAGACTCTGAATCTCTGAACATTGCTATCTATGTAGCACAAGACTGCACAGCGTATAAAGGATTCGTGCTGAATCTGTGTGAGACCCCGTTGAAGGGGGGAACCATTCCTGGCTGTGATTGGAAGTCCGTTATGCTCCTGGTGTCTGCTCAACTTGGAGGAGAAAATCTCAATCCCGTGTACATGCAGTGTGTGAAGGAGATTCTGAAGCTTGAATGTTGTATTGGAATCATCGGTGGGAAACCCAAGCACTCACTTAACTTCATCGGCTTCCAAGATGATTTCTTGCTGTGTTTGGACCCTCACTACTGCCAACCTGTTGTGGATGTCACTAAACCTGACTTTCTGTTGGAGTTATTTAATTGCATCTCTTCAAAAAAGCTGTCCTTCACTAAGATGGATCCCAGATGCACCATCAGGTTTTATGCACAGACGAAGGAGAATTTTGAAAACTTGTGTAAAAATGTCACAATGGTATTGAGCTCCTCGTCTTTGAAAA ATTACCCTATTTTCACTTTTGCAGGTGGCTGTGCTCAGGATTATGGGCTGATGAACTGTGCACCCACAAAACTGGATAAAACTGTGCTAATCTCCAAGTCTGGCCAGGCAGGGAGGTTGAAGCAGAGCAGCAGTGATGAGTTTGTCTTTCTGTGTTGA